The proteins below are encoded in one region of Flavobacterium nackdongense:
- a CDS encoding T9SS type A sorting domain-containing protein — MKTKVISFAIFAVVLFVTANLSAQTAGTMTFNFTTVQQGTKTKQVNAVWIENASGTFIKTNLLYIGDSTSDHLPQFSLKSGANGTATNGNGAVQDASTGNTINAITGATRTSSTAPLAWGPYSVSWDGKTGAATPVLVTDGSYKVWVEMAWNDNPDLHDFINTGYSFTKGASITTTNPSNIGPLTSITLTWTPSALSLDSVYKTKIAIYPNPSNGIINVQYNDIPVSKIDVVNVLGQVVKSIKLDASSSETTESIDLSGNANGLYIINVSTNETSSSYKVLLDK, encoded by the coding sequence ATGAAAACAAAAGTAATTTCTTTTGCCATTTTTGCTGTAGTGCTATTCGTGACAGCAAACCTTTCAGCTCAAACTGCTGGAACAATGACCTTTAATTTTACAACTGTTCAACAAGGTACAAAAACAAAACAGGTAAATGCAGTGTGGATTGAAAATGCTAGCGGCACATTTATAAAAACGAACTTGCTTTACATTGGAGACAGCACAAGTGACCATTTGCCTCAATTTAGTCTTAAATCTGGCGCTAATGGAACTGCTACAAATGGCAATGGGGCAGTTCAAGATGCTTCAACAGGTAATACAATAAATGCCATTACTGGAGCTACACGCACATCAAGTACTGCTCCTTTAGCTTGGGGTCCTTATTCAGTTTCTTGGGATGGCAAAACGGGTGCTGCAACTCCAGTTTTAGTGACAGATGGTAGTTATAAAGTATGGGTAGAAATGGCTTGGAATGATAATCCCGACTTGCACGATTTTATCAATACTGGCTATTCTTTTACCAAAGGAGCTTCAATAACAACTACTAATCCTAGCAATATTGGACCATTAACATCAATAACACTTACTTGGACCCCATCAGCTTTGAGTCTTGACAGCGTTTACAAAACAAAAATAGCTATCTATCCTAACCCAAGTAATGGAATAATAAATGTGCAGTACAATGATATTCCTGTGAGCAAAATAGATGTTGTAAATGTTCTGGGGCAAGTAGTAAAATCAATAAAACTAGACGCATCTTCATCAGAAACTACAGAAAGTATTGATTTGTCTGGGAATGCAAACGGACTATACATTATTAATGTTTCAACAAATGAAACTTCCTCAAGCTATAAAGTCCTTTTAGATAAATAA
- a CDS encoding FAD:protein FMN transferase has product MGKIWFCFGFIVLITASIYGQSSPIKVEGNAQGTTYHITYFDAKNRNFQPEIEKILKNFDLSVSTYVPNSIISRINSNDKNVIVDQYFKACFNKAKEVWKNTNGAFDPTVYPLVNAYGFGPGTKQKLEKTEIDSILNFVGFQLIELKGNQVIKKDPRVALDFNAFAQGYSVDVVSDFLNSKGIAAYIVEIGGEVYAKGRNTDGSNWKIGIEKPIDNKESVNPLKAIAKLENMAIATSGNYRRFIIEDGVKYAHHIDPKTGYPTKNNLLSVSIFAKKCIISDAYATGVLVLGLEKAKVFLMKHPELQAYLIYSDDSGNYQVYETPNMKAIISDVKE; this is encoded by the coding sequence ATGGGAAAGATTTGGTTTTGTTTTGGATTTATAGTGCTAATTACAGCATCTATTTATGGTCAATCCTCACCCATAAAAGTTGAGGGGAATGCTCAAGGAACAACCTATCATATCACGTATTTTGATGCAAAAAACAGAAATTTTCAGCCAGAAATTGAAAAGATTCTTAAAAATTTTGATTTGTCTGTTTCCACTTATGTCCCCAATTCTATCATTTCTAGAATCAATTCTAATGATAAAAATGTAATTGTTGACCAATATTTTAAAGCGTGTTTTAACAAGGCCAAGGAAGTTTGGAAAAATACTAATGGAGCTTTTGATCCCACCGTTTATCCACTTGTAAATGCTTACGGTTTTGGACCCGGTACGAAACAAAAGTTAGAAAAAACCGAAATTGACAGCATACTTAATTTCGTTGGTTTTCAATTAATTGAATTGAAAGGAAATCAAGTCATCAAGAAAGACCCAAGAGTAGCTTTGGATTTTAATGCATTTGCCCAAGGATATTCTGTAGATGTGGTTTCTGATTTTTTAAATTCTAAAGGAATAGCAGCGTACATTGTAGAAATAGGAGGGGAAGTGTATGCCAAGGGCCGAAATACAGATGGAAGTAATTGGAAAATTGGTATCGAAAAACCTATCGACAATAAAGAATCAGTAAATCCACTTAAAGCCATTGCTAAATTAGAAAATATGGCCATTGCCACCTCAGGAAACTATCGCAGATTCATTATTGAAGATGGGGTAAAATATGCTCATCATATTGACCCAAAAACGGGATATCCCACTAAAAACAATTTATTGAGCGTTTCAATTTTTGCCAAAAAATGTATAATATCTGATGCCTATGCAACAGGAGTTTTGGTTCTTGGACTTGAAAAAGCGAAAGTTTTTTTGATGAAACATCCCGAATTGCAAGCTTATTTGATTTATTCGGATGATTCAGGAAATTATCAGGTTTACGAAACTCCAAATATGAAGGCAATCATTTCCGACGTTAAAGAATAA
- the cydB gene encoding cytochrome d ubiquinol oxidase subunit II gives METFLGIDYPTLWYLVVGLLFSGYAILEGFDYGAGAWHLFFRKDESRRIAINAIGPIWDANQVWLIIGGGALFAGFPVMYATMLSAMYIPFMLFLMMLVLRSSAIKFRSAEKMLWWRKTWDIIYSVSNISIAFLLGVVLGNVIQGFEIGANYSYHGGIFFSFLSPYALMIGCTTLSIFMTQGGIFLLLKTEGRLHARLTFLLKKGMIFFITCFSITSLYTLIFIPGVTDKFKENPLFFILPVLSFLAVANVPRLVSKKKYFQALVFSSLTMAFLLMLVAFQLYPTLLISTIDPQYSITIYNAASSQKSLGIMLTIVLIGAPLLAFYFLFLYKTFNGKVQLDESSY, from the coding sequence ATGGAAACTTTTTTAGGAATAGATTACCCTACACTCTGGTATTTAGTCGTTGGATTATTGTTTTCTGGTTATGCTATTTTAGAAGGATTTGATTATGGAGCAGGAGCTTGGCATTTATTTTTTAGAAAAGACGAGAGCCGACGGATTGCTATCAATGCGATTGGCCCCATTTGGGATGCCAATCAAGTTTGGCTAATCATTGGTGGAGGAGCATTATTTGCGGGTTTCCCAGTGATGTATGCCACTATGTTATCGGCAATGTATATTCCATTTATGTTGTTTTTGATGATGTTGGTTTTACGATCTTCTGCAATCAAATTCAGAAGTGCCGAAAAAATGTTGTGGTGGCGTAAAACTTGGGATATAATTTATTCCGTTTCGAATATCTCAATTGCTTTTTTGTTGGGTGTGGTGTTAGGAAATGTCATCCAAGGTTTTGAAATAGGGGCAAACTATAGTTACCACGGAGGCATATTTTTTTCCTTTTTAAGCCCGTATGCTCTAATGATTGGATGCACCACTTTGTCTATTTTTATGACGCAAGGCGGTATTTTTTTATTGCTAAAAACCGAGGGAAGATTGCACGCCAGATTGACATTTTTATTAAAAAAGGGAATGATATTCTTCATCACCTGTTTTTCGATTACTTCGTTGTATACTTTAATTTTTATCCCTGGAGTTACTGATAAATTTAAGGAAAATCCGTTGTTTTTTATTTTGCCTGTTTTATCTTTTTTAGCGGTTGCTAATGTGCCTCGATTGGTTTCCAAAAAGAAATATTTTCAAGCTTTAGTGTTTTCATCATTAACCATGGCATTTCTGTTGATGCTAGTTGCCTTTCAGTTGTATCCCACTTTATTAATTTCGACTATTGATCCTCAGTACAGTATTACCATTTATAATGCTGCTTCCTCTCAGAAATCTTTGGGAATTATGCTCACTATAGTCTTGATTGGTGCGCCATTACTTGCTTTTTATTTTCTATTTTTATACAAGACTTTCAATGGGAAAGTACAATTAGATGAATCAAGTTATTAG
- a CDS encoding cytochrome ubiquinol oxidase subunit I, whose amino-acid sequence MNVEIVARIQFAFTIAFHYIYPPLSIGIGLIMVIMEGLYLKTGLKQYEVLTKFWLKIFAITFGIGVATGIIMEFEFGTNWAVYSRYVGDIFGSALAAEGLFAFGLESTFLGILIFGWNRVSPKVHFISTIGVFLGSMFSAVWIVVANSWQQTPAGYHIVGEGLMARAEVTDFWAMVFNPSSVDRVIHVWQGAFLAGAFMVLSVHAYYIRKGIFLEISKKAFKIALVVATIVSFSQLLSGHSSADGVAVHQPAKLAAMEGHYAKSAPADLYLAGWVNNKTQEVTGIAVPGGLSFLVYQDFNKPITGLNAFPEEDRPGQVNAVFQFYHIMISIGMFLIALTSYSCFLWWRGKLFDTKWLMWIFSFSVLLPQIANQAGWFAAEMGRQPWIVYGHLRTSKGFSQEVSANQILFSLILFLVVYSLLFALFLYSLNKKIKHGPYDDEVQDQLATI is encoded by the coding sequence ATGAACGTAGAAATAGTAGCACGAATTCAGTTTGCATTCACTATCGCTTTCCATTACATCTATCCGCCGTTGAGCATCGGAATTGGGTTGATTATGGTGATAATGGAAGGATTATACCTGAAAACCGGTTTAAAACAATATGAAGTTTTAACTAAGTTTTGGTTAAAGATTTTCGCTATAACCTTCGGTATTGGAGTGGCCACGGGTATCATTATGGAGTTTGAGTTTGGTACCAATTGGGCAGTTTACTCCCGATACGTCGGCGATATTTTTGGAAGTGCATTAGCCGCCGAAGGCTTATTCGCGTTTGGTTTAGAAAGTACTTTTCTGGGGATATTAATTTTTGGTTGGAATAGAGTTTCTCCCAAAGTCCATTTTATTTCGACTATAGGAGTTTTTTTAGGCTCGATGTTTTCAGCGGTATGGATTGTAGTGGCCAACAGTTGGCAACAAACACCTGCAGGTTACCATATCGTCGGAGAGGGATTGATGGCACGGGCCGAAGTAACCGATTTTTGGGCTATGGTTTTTAATCCTTCAAGTGTAGACCGCGTAATTCATGTTTGGCAAGGAGCTTTTTTGGCTGGTGCCTTTATGGTTTTAAGTGTTCATGCGTATTATATTCGTAAAGGGATATTTTTAGAAATTTCAAAAAAAGCATTCAAAATTGCCTTGGTCGTAGCCACCATAGTTTCATTTAGCCAATTACTTTCTGGGCATAGTTCTGCCGATGGCGTTGCAGTACATCAACCGGCCAAGTTGGCGGCTATGGAAGGTCATTATGCCAAATCAGCTCCAGCAGATTTATACCTTGCGGGTTGGGTGAACAATAAAACACAAGAAGTAACTGGAATAGCTGTCCCTGGAGGCTTGTCCTTTTTGGTTTATCAAGATTTCAATAAGCCCATTACCGGATTGAATGCCTTTCCTGAAGAAGATAGACCGGGTCAGGTAAATGCTGTATTTCAATTTTATCACATTATGATTTCGATTGGAATGTTTTTGATTGCACTCACATCTTACTCTTGTTTTTTGTGGTGGCGAGGGAAATTGTTTGACACCAAATGGCTTATGTGGATCTTTTCGTTTTCCGTTTTATTGCCCCAAATTGCCAATCAAGCGGGCTGGTTTGCAGCAGAAATGGGTCGTCAGCCTTGGATAGTTTACGGACATCTCAGAACTAGCAAGGGATTTTCTCAAGAAGTCTCTGCCAATCAGATTTTGTTTTCTTTGATTTTATTTTTAGTCGTTTATTCCCTTTTGTTTGCCCTGTTTTTGTATTCTTTAAATAAAAAAATTAAGCACGGGCCCTACGATGACGAAGTTCAAGATCAATTAGCAACTATTTAA
- the argS gene encoding arginine--tRNA ligase — protein MSLSQILTSSIEKAVFTLFNVTIDKIEFQSTRKEFEGDITMVIFPLLKLVKSNPVELGNKIGNYLVENVSEVSRFNVVSGFLNIVISDEYYLNFFNEIRKDEKFGFVTPSPEDKAIMVEYSSPNTNKPLHLGHVRNNLLGYSVAEIIKASGKKVYKTQIINDRGIHICKSMLAWKKFGNSETPESTGLKGDKLVGNYYVAFDKAYKEEINQLMAEGKTEEEAKKQAPIILEAQEMLLKWEAGDEEVMSLWKMMNQWVYAGFATTYKNLGVDFDQYYYESNTYLLGKDVVQIGLEKGIFEKDPDGSVWIDLTDEGLDRKIVLRSDGTAVYMTQDIGTAIQRVKDFPDVGGMVYTVGNEQDYHFKVLFLILKKLGFDWSENLYHLSYGMVDLPSGKMKSREGTVVDADDLMQEMTDTAQKIAEDLGKLDGYSAEEKVKLYKTIGLGALKYYILKVDPKKRILFDPAESVDFAGNTGSFIQYTYARIQSIIRKAQFDFTAPSTIKILHEKEKELVKQLELFPEVIQNAAQNHSPALIANYTYDLVREYNSFYQAVSILGEEDLDKKIFRVQLSKKVADTIALAFQLLGIAVPERM, from the coding sequence ATGAGCCTATCACAGATTCTAACGTCCTCAATAGAAAAAGCAGTTTTTACATTATTTAACGTCACAATCGATAAAATTGAATTTCAGTCCACACGCAAGGAATTTGAAGGTGATATCACGATGGTGATCTTTCCTTTATTGAAATTAGTAAAAAGTAATCCAGTTGAATTAGGCAATAAAATTGGTAATTATTTGGTCGAAAATGTTTCTGAAGTATCCCGTTTTAATGTGGTTTCAGGCTTTTTGAATATTGTAATCTCTGACGAATATTACCTGAATTTTTTCAATGAAATTCGAAAAGACGAAAAATTTGGTTTTGTTACTCCAAGTCCAGAAGATAAAGCGATTATGGTTGAATATTCTTCGCCAAATACCAATAAACCCTTACATTTAGGGCACGTTCGTAACAATCTTTTAGGCTATTCCGTTGCCGAAATCATCAAAGCTTCGGGCAAAAAAGTGTACAAAACACAAATCATCAACGATCGAGGCATTCATATTTGTAAGTCGATGTTGGCTTGGAAAAAATTTGGCAACAGCGAAACTCCAGAATCGACAGGTTTGAAAGGAGATAAACTAGTTGGGAATTATTATGTAGCTTTTGATAAAGCGTATAAGGAAGAAATCAATCAATTAATGGCTGAAGGGAAAACCGAAGAGGAAGCCAAAAAACAAGCGCCAATTATCTTAGAAGCGCAAGAAATGCTTTTGAAATGGGAGGCAGGTGATGAAGAAGTTATGTCACTTTGGAAGATGATGAATCAGTGGGTTTATGCTGGTTTTGCTACAACTTATAAAAATTTGGGAGTCGATTTTGATCAATATTACTACGAAAGCAATACCTATTTGTTAGGAAAAGACGTAGTGCAAATTGGTTTAGAAAAAGGCATTTTCGAAAAAGATCCCGATGGTTCGGTTTGGATTGACTTGACCGATGAAGGTTTAGATAGAAAAATCGTGTTGCGTTCAGACGGTACAGCCGTTTATATGACACAGGATATAGGAACGGCCATTCAGCGTGTGAAGGATTTTCCGGATGTAGGTGGAATGGTTTACACTGTGGGTAATGAGCAAGATTACCATTTCAAAGTATTGTTTCTAATATTGAAAAAGCTAGGCTTCGATTGGTCTGAAAATCTTTATCATTTATCCTATGGGATGGTAGATTTGCCTTCTGGAAAAATGAAATCAAGAGAAGGAACCGTGGTCGATGCTGATGATTTGATGCAAGAAATGACCGATACGGCTCAGAAAATTGCAGAGGATTTAGGGAAATTGGATGGGTATTCTGCCGAGGAGAAAGTCAAATTGTATAAAACTATTGGATTGGGAGCTTTGAAATATTACATTTTGAAAGTCGATCCTAAAAAACGAATCCTTTTCGACCCCGCTGAATCCGTTGATTTTGCAGGAAATACAGGCTCTTTTATTCAATACACTTACGCCAGAATCCAGTCGATTATACGTAAAGCCCAATTTGATTTTACGGCACCGAGTACGATAAAAATATTACACGAAAAGGAAAAAGAATTAGTGAAACAACTCGAATTATTTCCAGAAGTGATTCAGAATGCGGCACAAAATCACAGTCCTGCTTTGATTGCCAATTATACTTATGATTTGGTTCGCGAATACAATTCGTTTTATCAAGCTGTTTCCATATTGGGAGAGGAAGATTTAGATAAAAAAATATTCCGAGTACAACTTTCGAAAAAAGTCGCCGATACCATTGCTTTAGCCTTTCAATTATTAGGAATAGCTGTTCCAGAAAGAATGTAA
- a CDS encoding T9SS type B sorting domain-containing protein, whose protein sequence is MKNSLLVIISLFWIGCFSQTITVDTGTYTVPQLVTDVLVNKSCVSVSNISWRTGTNFGSSNGIGYFENTNPSFPLSSGVILSTGNVSNAIGPNTTDLNDGIATWPGDTDLEATLLAAGISVNSTNASVLEFDFVPLSSNFDFRFLFASEEYGNFQCKFSDAFTFLLTNTATGVTTNLAVVPGTSTPISVTTIRDFIYNSSCPSVNPGYFGAFNGGSDAAGSATNFNGQTVVMSASSTSLIPNTNYHIKLVIADRQDSQSDSAIFLGANSFNVGQDVLGPDLTIAGNTAICYNGSHTLISGLDPTIFSFAWTLNGNPIGGNTPDLVVNQPGTYGLTYTVIATSCPVTTDFINVEFYPQIITPAPLNLLKCNAGPASYTYDLAINTPILGIPGTKVSYHTSIGNATLNIIPLPTVLTLPSPTLPFTIWARIEDSNSGCFITKSFQLGLTPPPIANPVGDITLCETTPGTNTANFNIAAQTPPILGGQSPTIYDVSYYANAGDANAGLNPINVSSPFNSGNTTLYARIQTTTDPNCFSTTNFKLVVIPRPVLDQRINQFVCGSYTLPPLVNPGNYYSGPNQGLPVLNAGDIITTDKIIYLYNTTSTTPSCPVESSFNVKIVSPLEADPIDTITCDQYTLPFTAFGLRYFTLPGGPSGGGTEFPSGTTITTVGTTTVYTYFSSTDIANPCILEGQFNITIDKTPVIAPIANVFECTSYSLPPLAVGDYYTYDPSTGIYTPAVSPITTTTTLYVFAANNLCRTADTVFTVYIGSFGFTDIIECVSYNLAPAPVGEYRDAPNGGGNLVPPGLISKTIQIFTYVPGATCTTDSFNITINAPFLTTPTNVNACDSFLLPTQAEGGTYYTLAGGPSTPGNVQLIPNSTLITTQTIFIYKPSTTVAGCYNEKAWTITVNKKPKIDSRANVDQCNSYVLSPLKNGAYFDDPNGVNPIAAGTVISKNNRIYIYAANTIDPSCYNENFFDISINGVEADPIPTQLDYCDSFTFPPLPTPNNFYYDAPGGPLGGGNIIAPGTTVTAATVLPMYYIYYETGDRLNCSDENPFTITITPRPVANPVNPIESCDTFGANDGILQYDLTSLAIRNQVLNGQTPDANFTLTFYTSLADANDISASPIANPATYQNDTAFSDSVWIRVANNTSAVACFDVVELRLIVNLFPEPQLLPEYFICEDYQTGTLLNSITLDAGISGPNYLFEWTLNGSPYANNSPTITTTQVGDYEVKATNIATLCSRTASAKVIKYAPYLELTYSDAFDYPTFITVNVLGAGSGNYEYQLDALPFQDSNTFNNVLPGEHTLTVRDKNGHCDPAPLKATIINYPKFFTPNGDGYNETWNIKHLVLSNPTAPIYIFDRYGKLLKEIRPSSDGWNGMFNGQLLPSDDYWFTVEYDEKGSSKVFKSHFSLKR, encoded by the coding sequence ATGAAAAATAGCCTTCTAGTCATCATTTCACTATTTTGGATAGGATGTTTTTCTCAAACTATTACAGTGGATACTGGCACTTATACCGTGCCTCAATTGGTTACAGATGTCTTGGTTAATAAATCGTGTGTCTCCGTTAGCAACATTAGCTGGAGAACAGGAACTAATTTTGGATCTTCGAATGGCATTGGCTATTTTGAAAACACTAATCCATCATTTCCTCTATCGAGTGGTGTGATTTTGAGCACAGGAAATGTTTCCAACGCAATAGGTCCAAATACAACCGATCTTAATGACGGAATTGCAACTTGGCCAGGCGATACCGATTTAGAAGCGACCCTATTGGCAGCGGGAATTAGCGTGAATTCGACAAACGCTAGCGTGCTGGAATTTGATTTTGTGCCGTTGTCTTCAAATTTTGACTTTCGATTTTTATTTGCTTCAGAAGAATATGGCAATTTTCAATGTAAGTTTTCTGATGCTTTTACCTTTTTGCTGACCAATACTGCAACTGGAGTGACTACAAATCTTGCTGTAGTCCCCGGCACATCGACCCCGATTTCGGTTACAACCATTCGCGATTTTATCTACAACTCCTCTTGTCCTTCCGTAAATCCGGGCTATTTTGGAGCTTTCAATGGTGGTTCTGATGCGGCTGGTTCCGCAACAAATTTTAACGGACAGACGGTAGTAATGAGTGCCTCTTCAACCAGTTTAATTCCCAATACAAACTATCACATCAAATTGGTAATTGCTGACAGACAAGACAGTCAATCGGATTCTGCCATATTTTTAGGTGCCAATAGCTTCAATGTTGGGCAGGATGTTTTAGGTCCAGATTTGACAATTGCAGGAAATACAGCGATTTGCTATAATGGTTCACATACACTGATCTCAGGACTGGATCCAACCATTTTTTCATTTGCTTGGACTTTGAATGGAAATCCCATAGGCGGAAATACTCCTGACTTAGTGGTAAACCAACCGGGAACTTACGGACTTACGTACACTGTAATTGCCACCTCCTGCCCCGTCACTACAGACTTTATCAATGTTGAATTTTATCCCCAAATTATAACTCCAGCACCATTAAATTTACTCAAATGTAATGCTGGACCGGCAAGTTATACCTATGATTTAGCCATCAATACGCCCATACTTGGTATTCCTGGTACAAAAGTAAGCTATCATACTTCAATAGGAAATGCAACATTAAATATCATTCCACTTCCAACAGTTTTGACGCTACCTTCTCCTACATTGCCATTCACGATTTGGGCGCGAATCGAGGACAGCAATTCGGGATGTTTTATTACAAAATCATTTCAATTGGGACTTACTCCGCCGCCCATTGCTAATCCAGTTGGAGACATTACTTTGTGCGAGACAACTCCCGGAACCAATACGGCTAATTTTAATATTGCTGCACAAACACCCCCTATTTTAGGAGGCCAATCACCAACAATTTATGATGTTTCCTATTACGCAAATGCTGGAGACGCAAATGCTGGTCTCAATCCAATCAATGTTTCTAGTCCATTTAATTCTGGCAATACAACCCTTTACGCTAGGATCCAAACGACGACCGACCCGAATTGTTTCAGTACAACTAATTTTAAACTTGTTGTCATTCCGAGACCTGTTTTAGATCAAAGAATAAATCAATTTGTTTGCGGAAGTTATACACTACCGCCATTAGTCAACCCAGGGAATTACTATTCAGGTCCAAACCAAGGCCTTCCTGTCTTGAATGCTGGAGATATTATCACAACAGATAAAATCATTTATTTGTACAACACAACATCAACCACGCCCAGTTGCCCTGTCGAAAGCAGTTTTAATGTCAAAATAGTTAGTCCGTTAGAGGCCGATCCGATCGATACTATTACCTGTGATCAATATACTTTGCCTTTCACTGCATTTGGTCTTCGCTATTTTACATTGCCGGGAGGACCTAGTGGTGGAGGGACCGAATTCCCTAGCGGCACAACCATAACCACAGTAGGAACAACTACCGTTTACACCTATTTTTCATCTACCGATATTGCTAATCCTTGTATTTTAGAGGGTCAATTTAACATCACTATTGACAAAACGCCTGTAATTGCTCCAATTGCCAATGTTTTTGAATGTACATCCTATAGTTTACCACCATTGGCTGTCGGGGATTATTACACTTATGATCCTAGTACTGGAATTTATACTCCTGCTGTTTCACCAATAACCACGACAACGACACTCTATGTTTTTGCTGCAAACAATTTATGTAGAACGGCAGATACTGTATTTACGGTTTATATAGGCAGTTTCGGTTTTACTGATATTATCGAATGTGTGTCCTATAATTTAGCTCCCGCTCCCGTTGGCGAATATCGTGATGCTCCAAATGGCGGAGGAAACCTGGTACCGCCGGGGCTAATTTCGAAAACCATACAAATATTTACCTATGTACCCGGAGCAACCTGCACAACCGATTCCTTCAACATTACTATCAATGCACCATTTCTGACCACACCAACCAATGTGAATGCTTGCGATAGTTTTCTATTACCAACTCAAGCTGAAGGCGGGACTTATTATACCTTGGCCGGAGGTCCATCAACCCCTGGAAATGTGCAATTAATTCCGAATAGTACTCTGATCACGACGCAAACTATATTTATTTATAAACCATCAACAACGGTGGCAGGTTGCTATAATGAAAAAGCTTGGACCATTACTGTCAACAAAAAACCTAAAATCGATTCGCGAGCCAATGTAGACCAATGCAATTCGTATGTTTTAAGTCCGCTGAAAAACGGTGCTTATTTTGATGACCCGAATGGAGTAAATCCAATTGCAGCAGGAACCGTCATTAGCAAAAACAATAGAATTTATATTTATGCCGCCAACACAATCGACCCAAGTTGTTATAATGAAAACTTTTTTGATATTTCAATAAATGGAGTTGAAGCTGATCCAATTCCAACACAATTAGACTATTGTGACAGCTTTACTTTTCCGCCATTACCAACGCCAAATAATTTTTATTACGATGCTCCTGGAGGGCCACTGGGAGGAGGAAATATTATTGCTCCGGGAACAACAGTAACGGCAGCAACGGTTTTGCCAATGTATTATATTTATTATGAAACTGGCGACCGACTGAATTGCAGTGACGAAAATCCATTCACTATCACCATCACGCCAAGACCAGTTGCAAATCCTGTAAATCCGATAGAATCCTGTGATACTTTTGGCGCAAACGACGGAATTTTGCAGTACGATTTGACTAGTTTAGCTATCCGAAACCAAGTCTTGAACGGGCAAACTCCAGACGCGAATTTTACTTTAACTTTTTATACTTCTTTGGCTGATGCCAATGATATCAGCGCGAGTCCCATTGCAAATCCTGCGACTTATCAAAATGACACTGCTTTTTCGGACAGCGTTTGGATTCGAGTAGCCAACAATACTTCGGCAGTGGCGTGTTTTGATGTAGTGGAACTACGATTAATCGTAAATCTCTTTCCTGAACCGCAATTGCTTCCTGAATATTTTATTTGTGAAGATTACCAGACGGGCACTCTATTAAATTCCATCACTTTAGATGCTGGTATCTCAGGACCAAACTATTTGTTCGAATGGACCCTAAACGGAAGTCCATACGCGAACAACAGCCCAACTATTACAACAACTCAAGTTGGTGATTATGAAGTAAAAGCAACCAATATAGCAACTTTATGTTCCAGAACCGCCTCGGCAAAAGTAATTAAATACGCCCCTTATTTAGAACTAACCTACAGCGATGCATTTGATTACCCGACTTTTATAACAGTAAACGTATTGGGAGCTGGTTCCGG